The Acinetobacter chinensis genomic sequence TTTGAATTTATCGGTCCACTCAGTGTAGCGTTATTCCATGCACGTCAGAAGTTCGATTTTATCTGGGTTGGACTGGCAATCTTAGGACTGGTTTTACTTTTTCCTTTCAAGCAAGCCTCACAAAGTTTAGACCCGATCGGGATTGCTTTTGCACTGGGTGCAGGTGCATGCTGGGCACTGTATATTATTGCAGGGCAACGCCCCTCAGGTGTTTCAGGTAACCATACAGTGTGTTTAGGCATGTTTATTGGCATGTTGTGCCTGATGCCAATCGCCTTATTTACAGGTATGCCGCTGCATGTTTTCGAACCATCGAACCTGATTTATTTTATTGCTTTAGCTGTATTAGCCAGTGCCTTACCTTTCTCTTTAGAAATGATTGCACTCAGAAATTTATCTGCTTTGAGTTTTGGGACATTGATGAGCCTGGAACCTGCAATTGCTGCCTTTTCAGGATTTATCTTTTTAGGCGAACAACTGCTCTGGACTCAATGGCTTGCACTTGCAACGATTATCAGTGCATCCATTGGCTGTACTGTAACAACGCAGAAAGCCAGAAACAGTCATAAAAAAACCACTCCTTAGAGTGGTTTTAATTCATCTGAAACGGTTTTAAGTCGGCATCTGGCAGAAGTATTCTGGATTATCAGATGGAATCCCATTATTAAACAGATAGACTACAAATTGCTGCGGATCATCCCGCTTAAATCCTTCCGTACCATTTGCATACCCACAGAATGTACCTTGCAACATTGAACCAGTAACTCTGAAATTGGTAATTTTTCCTTCCTCCAACCATTCAAAACCTGCAAACTGGTTTGGAAGTCTGACTAATTTTTTCTCATTAAATGGAACTGTAAATCTAAGCTCCGTTTCCTGCCCAAAATCATTTGTTCCAACACTTACATTCACATTACATGGTTTGCCAACCAAGTCTGGATGAGCTGTTTCATAAATACACTGTATATAAAAACTGAGACCTTTATCCGCAGCAACAACTTCTTTATCATCCAGAACGATTTTCACATCAGCTTTAGGTCCCGAAACCTTACTTCCCCTGTAACGAACCCACTGATCACCCTCAAGGGTAATCGCTGAATATGCAAGCCAGACCAATGTATTATTAGAAGATTTAAGACCTGTCAGAACATTCACACCTTCTTCCGGTGCTGTAAACTCGGCATTTTTCTCATCGCCATTTACCGTCGTAGTAAATTTACCACTGCAAGCGACAGGCGTACCGTTTTTAAGCGTACAGGAAACTTTATTACTGGTTGCAGGTGTCCCCAGATCAATCACCACATTTTTATCGCCAGGCAACTGAGATGTTACCGATCCGATTAATGTCCCTGTTGTATCCTTTGCAGTCCAGTAAATAGTACCTTCCGTTGGCATATTGACAATATCCACCCCTTCGGCAGGAATTGAACTGGTTTTTGTTAAACCTGAACCGTCTTTCAGCTCAACTTTCGCGGTAATATGACACGGGACATAAGTCGCTGCTGACTTACATTTCACATTGACCTCACCAGGGTTTTCAAATTTGAAGTCCCAGTTCCACGTGGAAAAGTGCGTTACGGTTGCATGTACAGCAAGCCCCGTTGGCGAGGTTACTGAGCTGATTACTGTACCTGGTGTTCCTTCTTCCTTCCATTTTCCTGTTTTCGGGTCGAAGTACCACATTGGAATGGATGTACCCACCGTCATCGCCTGATTATTAATACTGGTCAGAGGTAAATCCATCTGAATATCAGCACTTACACCCTGCTTTAACTGTAATTTCTGACCGGCGCTGTTTGTGAATGTTGCGGTAATCATCCCTGCACTGATCAGTAATGCCGGATTGCCCTGAGCATCTACTGCAACACCGTTGGCTGGCATAGCATTCAGATCACTGCCGGTAATATCCCACGGGGTAAATTCAACAGTCACCTGACCTGTCGCTGCCTGAGTTGTACCTTCAATCACAAAAGCGTTTGCAGGAATACTGATCTGTGCATTCATAAACGCAGCCTGAATCACCTGCTCATCTTCAATTTTAGCCACAGTCAGTGTCTGTTTAACCGGTAATAAATTTGCCGTTAACTGAGCGAGATCTTCAACTTTCAGCTCAACAGACTGAGTAATAAAGCCTGCTTTTTTAAAGGTGACGATGACTGATTTTGCCGATTGAGGAATCCTGACTGTCGAAATAATCTTACCGTTTGCATCAGTTTTTAATATCTGCCCAGCAATACTGATTTCAGCACCTTCAAGCGCAGTACCTGTAGCTGTCTGTACCAGTGCTGAAACAGCTTTGGAAACAGTCGCTTCTTCTGTAGCAGAGTTATTCTGTGAATTACTGTCACTGTCTGAACCTCCGCAGCCCGCCAGTGATGCCCCAAGCATACAGACCAAACTGATCTGCTTAAATTTAATTGATAAATCAATCATTATTATTGTCCCCAGTTTTAATGTGCGCAAAAACGCACGCTTATTATTATGTTTTTGAATTTCAATAACAAATTAGAATTATTTTTACCGTGATTAATATATTATCTATAAATGAGATAGCATTTCCCATTTTTTCATAACATCTATTATTTCCAGATTCACTGTTATAATTCACTGACTCATTTCAGAAAATACACCGCCTGCGGCTGTCAGTGTGCATCATGCCAAATACTCAAATTACTGCTGTGTTTTACATGGTTATGTCCATGATTGCATACCAGATCAGTGCATCATTTGCCAAACAACTGTTTGAAGTACTCGACCCACTTACAGTAGTGACCTTAAGGCTCTGTTTTGCATCCATTCTGATTTTCCTGATGTTCCGATCCTGGAAAATCATTAAGCGTCTGCCCTATTTAAAATGGAAAGATCTTCTGTTTTACAGTGGCTCTGTCTGCCTGATGAATGTTCTGTTTTATGCCTCCTTAGGAAAATTACCTCAGGGAATTGCCGTTGGACTGGAGTTCTTAGGGCCATTAACCCTTGCTTTTTTATCCATAAAACAGAAAAGCGACTATATATGGGTATTTCTTGCCGTCATGGGCATTGCGCTGATGATCCCGTGGCAGGATGCAACCGCACATAATTTTTCATGGCTCGGTGCTGCTTTTGCAATTGGTGCCGGTGTCTGCTGGGCATTCTATATTTATTTTGGGCAGAAAGTGGTTCGCCAGAATATCGGTATGCATGCCCTGACCATTGCCATTGTGCTGTCTGCGATGGTGATGCTTCCAGTCAGTGCTGTACATAACCC encodes the following:
- a CDS encoding EamA family transporter, whose amino-acid sequence is MPDLKNTPYLQALILLFIAMISMQSSGALAKILFDQFPVLTISAMRLLLGSLILAVIFKIWQADFKQVKWKAIATYGIALAGMNALFYLSISRIPLGIAVAFEFIGPLSVALFHARQKFDFIWVGLAILGLVLLFPFKQASQSLDPIGIAFALGAGACWALYIIAGQRPSGVSGNHTVCLGMFIGMLCLMPIALFTGMPLHVFEPSNLIYFIALAVLASALPFSLEMIALRNLSALSFGTLMSLEPAIAAFSGFIFLGEQLLWTQWLALATIISASIGCTVTTQKARNSHKKTTP
- a CDS encoding EamA family transporter, whose protein sequence is MPNTQITAVFYMVMSMIAYQISASFAKQLFEVLDPLTVVTLRLCFASILIFLMFRSWKIIKRLPYLKWKDLLFYSGSVCLMNVLFYASLGKLPQGIAVGLEFLGPLTLAFLSIKQKSDYIWVFLAVMGIALMIPWQDATAHNFSWLGAAFAIGAGVCWAFYIYFGQKVVRQNIGMHALTIAIVLSAMVMLPVSAVHNPEALLQTQYWKQALMIALLATAIPYALDLMALKQLSKLSYGTLSSLSPAIGAVTGMILLKEHITFYQCIALVCIMAASIGVTFRAKPEPTQ